In one window of Juglans regia cultivar Chandler chromosome 3, Walnut 2.0, whole genome shotgun sequence DNA:
- the LOC108985601 gene encoding serine/arginine-rich splicing factor RS2Z32-like isoform X2, with translation MPRYDDRYGSKTRLYVGRLSSRTRSRDLERLFSRYGRVRDVDMKRDFAFVEFSDPRDADDAQYSLNDRDFDGSRIIVEFAKGAPRGSRASFGRDPPPGSGRCFNCGIDGHWARDCKAGDWKNKCYRCGERGHIEKNCKNSPKKLRRERSDSLSPDRSLSPRRVRSRSRSYSRGRSYSRSISPARRERRVEREERRSQSPRYRSPEPRRSPAPSKGRKRSLTPDEGSPQERGTPSPKNGRLAAEQNGSDYSGSPRRNSRSPVSPERGSPVGRSYRSPSEANGHGRSVSPRDDRSPIDEDDDNNRSPREEAGATSVATLPRRDHRSLSTLQNV, from the exons ATGCCTCGTTATGATGATCGTTATGGAAGTAAGACCCGTCTGTATGTTGGTCGCTTGTCTTCGCGGACACGTTCTCGTGATCTGGAACGTTTATTCAGCAGATATGGGAG AGTACGAGATGTGGATATGAAGCGCGACTTTGCCTTTGTT GAATTTAGTGATCCCCGAGATGCTGATGATGCTCAATATAGCCTCAATGACCGGGACTTTGACGGAAGCCGTATTATTGTGGAATTTGCAAAGGGG GCACCGCGTGGTTCCCGAGCTTCTTTTGGCAGAGATCCTCCTCCTGGATCTGGACGCTGCTTTAATTGCGGCATTGATGGCCATTGGGCTCGTGATTGCAAAGCTGGAGACTGGAAGAACAAGTGTTACCGGTGTGGAGAGAGAGGTCATATAGAAAAGAACTGCAAGAACAGTCCCAAGAAGTTAAG ACGTGAAAGAAGTGACTCGTTATCACCAGACAGATCACTTTCTCCTCGTCGTGTCAGAAGCCGTAGCCGAAGTTACAGTCGAGGCCGTAGCTACAG CCGGTCAATATCCCCagcaaggagagagagaagagttgAGCGTGAAGAGAGGAGATCACAGAGCCCTCGCTACAGAAGCCCAGAGCCAAGGAGAAGTCCAGCTCCTTCCAAGGGGAGGAAGCGCAGCCTAACACCTGATGAAGGCAGCCCCCAGGAGAGAGGCACCCCTTCTCCCAAAAATGGTAGATTGGCTGCGGAGCAAAATGGTTCCGATTACAGTGGCAGCCCAAGGAGAAATAGCAGAAGCCCTGTCAGCCCTGAAAGAGGGAGCCCTGTTGGTAGGAGCTATCGAAGTCCTTCTGAAGCTAATGGTCATGGTCGAAGTGTCAGCCCTAGAGATGATAGGAGCCctattgatgaagatgatgacaaCAACCGGTCTCCAAGAG AGGAGGCGGGGGCGACCAGCGTAGCAACCCTTCCTAGGCGTGATCATAGGAGCCTCTCTACACTGCAGAATGTCTGA
- the LOC108985601 gene encoding serine/arginine-rich splicing factor RS2Z32-like isoform X1, with the protein MPRYDDRYGSKTRLYVGRLSSRTRSRDLERLFSRYGRVRDVDMKRDFAFVEFSDPRDADDAQYSLNDRDFDGSRIIVEFAKGAPRGSRASFGRDPPPGSGRCFNCGIDGHWARDCKAGDWKNKCYRCGERGHIEKNCKNSPKKLRRERSDSLSPDRSLSPRRVRSRSRSYSRGRSYSRSISPARRERRVEREERRSQSPRYRSPEPRRSPAPSKGRKRSLTPDEGSPQERGTPSPKNGRLAAEQNGSDYSGSPRRNSRSPVSPERGSPVGRSYRSPSEANGHGRSVSPRDDRSPIDEDDDNNRSPRAKEEAGATSVATLPRRDHRSLSTLQNV; encoded by the exons ATGCCTCGTTATGATGATCGTTATGGAAGTAAGACCCGTCTGTATGTTGGTCGCTTGTCTTCGCGGACACGTTCTCGTGATCTGGAACGTTTATTCAGCAGATATGGGAG AGTACGAGATGTGGATATGAAGCGCGACTTTGCCTTTGTT GAATTTAGTGATCCCCGAGATGCTGATGATGCTCAATATAGCCTCAATGACCGGGACTTTGACGGAAGCCGTATTATTGTGGAATTTGCAAAGGGG GCACCGCGTGGTTCCCGAGCTTCTTTTGGCAGAGATCCTCCTCCTGGATCTGGACGCTGCTTTAATTGCGGCATTGATGGCCATTGGGCTCGTGATTGCAAAGCTGGAGACTGGAAGAACAAGTGTTACCGGTGTGGAGAGAGAGGTCATATAGAAAAGAACTGCAAGAACAGTCCCAAGAAGTTAAG ACGTGAAAGAAGTGACTCGTTATCACCAGACAGATCACTTTCTCCTCGTCGTGTCAGAAGCCGTAGCCGAAGTTACAGTCGAGGCCGTAGCTACAG CCGGTCAATATCCCCagcaaggagagagagaagagttgAGCGTGAAGAGAGGAGATCACAGAGCCCTCGCTACAGAAGCCCAGAGCCAAGGAGAAGTCCAGCTCCTTCCAAGGGGAGGAAGCGCAGCCTAACACCTGATGAAGGCAGCCCCCAGGAGAGAGGCACCCCTTCTCCCAAAAATGGTAGATTGGCTGCGGAGCAAAATGGTTCCGATTACAGTGGCAGCCCAAGGAGAAATAGCAGAAGCCCTGTCAGCCCTGAAAGAGGGAGCCCTGTTGGTAGGAGCTATCGAAGTCCTTCTGAAGCTAATGGTCATGGTCGAAGTGTCAGCCCTAGAGATGATAGGAGCCctattgatgaagatgatgacaaCAACCGGTCTCCAAGAG caaaAGAGGAGGCGGGGGCGACCAGCGTAGCAACCCTTCCTAGGCGTGATCATAGGAGCCTCTCTACACTGCAGAATGTCTGA
- the LOC108985601 gene encoding serine/arginine-rich splicing factor RS2Z32-like isoform X5 gives MKRDFAFVEFSDPRDADDAQYSLNDRDFDGSRIIVEFAKGAPRGSRASFGRDPPPGSGRCFNCGIDGHWARDCKAGDWKNKCYRCGERGHIEKNCKNSPKKLRRERSDSLSPDRSLSPRRVRSRSRSYSRGRSYSRSISPARRERRVEREERRSQSPRYRSPEPRRSPAPSKGRKRSLTPDEGSPQERGTPSPKNGRLAAEQNGSDYSGSPRRNSRSPVSPERGSPVGRSYRSPSEANGHGRSVSPRDDRSPIDEDDDNNRSPREEAGATSVATLPRRDHRSLSTLQNV, from the exons ATGAAGCGCGACTTTGCCTTTGTT GAATTTAGTGATCCCCGAGATGCTGATGATGCTCAATATAGCCTCAATGACCGGGACTTTGACGGAAGCCGTATTATTGTGGAATTTGCAAAGGGG GCACCGCGTGGTTCCCGAGCTTCTTTTGGCAGAGATCCTCCTCCTGGATCTGGACGCTGCTTTAATTGCGGCATTGATGGCCATTGGGCTCGTGATTGCAAAGCTGGAGACTGGAAGAACAAGTGTTACCGGTGTGGAGAGAGAGGTCATATAGAAAAGAACTGCAAGAACAGTCCCAAGAAGTTAAG ACGTGAAAGAAGTGACTCGTTATCACCAGACAGATCACTTTCTCCTCGTCGTGTCAGAAGCCGTAGCCGAAGTTACAGTCGAGGCCGTAGCTACAG CCGGTCAATATCCCCagcaaggagagagagaagagttgAGCGTGAAGAGAGGAGATCACAGAGCCCTCGCTACAGAAGCCCAGAGCCAAGGAGAAGTCCAGCTCCTTCCAAGGGGAGGAAGCGCAGCCTAACACCTGATGAAGGCAGCCCCCAGGAGAGAGGCACCCCTTCTCCCAAAAATGGTAGATTGGCTGCGGAGCAAAATGGTTCCGATTACAGTGGCAGCCCAAGGAGAAATAGCAGAAGCCCTGTCAGCCCTGAAAGAGGGAGCCCTGTTGGTAGGAGCTATCGAAGTCCTTCTGAAGCTAATGGTCATGGTCGAAGTGTCAGCCCTAGAGATGATAGGAGCCctattgatgaagatgatgacaaCAACCGGTCTCCAAGAG AGGAGGCGGGGGCGACCAGCGTAGCAACCCTTCCTAGGCGTGATCATAGGAGCCTCTCTACACTGCAGAATGTCTGA
- the LOC108985601 gene encoding serine/arginine-rich splicing factor RS2Z32-like isoform X4 has protein sequence MKRDFAFVEFSDPRDADDAQYSLNDRDFDGSRIIVEFAKGAPRGSRASFGRDPPPGSGRCFNCGIDGHWARDCKAGDWKNKCYRCGERGHIEKNCKNSPKKLRRERSDSLSPDRSLSPRRVRSRSRSYSRGRSYSRSISPARRERRVEREERRSQSPRYRSPEPRRSPAPSKGRKRSLTPDEGSPQERGTPSPKNGRLAAEQNGSDYSGSPRRNSRSPVSPERGSPVGRSYRSPSEANGHGRSVSPRDDRSPIDEDDDNNRSPRAKEEAGATSVATLPRRDHRSLSTLQNV, from the exons ATGAAGCGCGACTTTGCCTTTGTT GAATTTAGTGATCCCCGAGATGCTGATGATGCTCAATATAGCCTCAATGACCGGGACTTTGACGGAAGCCGTATTATTGTGGAATTTGCAAAGGGG GCACCGCGTGGTTCCCGAGCTTCTTTTGGCAGAGATCCTCCTCCTGGATCTGGACGCTGCTTTAATTGCGGCATTGATGGCCATTGGGCTCGTGATTGCAAAGCTGGAGACTGGAAGAACAAGTGTTACCGGTGTGGAGAGAGAGGTCATATAGAAAAGAACTGCAAGAACAGTCCCAAGAAGTTAAG ACGTGAAAGAAGTGACTCGTTATCACCAGACAGATCACTTTCTCCTCGTCGTGTCAGAAGCCGTAGCCGAAGTTACAGTCGAGGCCGTAGCTACAG CCGGTCAATATCCCCagcaaggagagagagaagagttgAGCGTGAAGAGAGGAGATCACAGAGCCCTCGCTACAGAAGCCCAGAGCCAAGGAGAAGTCCAGCTCCTTCCAAGGGGAGGAAGCGCAGCCTAACACCTGATGAAGGCAGCCCCCAGGAGAGAGGCACCCCTTCTCCCAAAAATGGTAGATTGGCTGCGGAGCAAAATGGTTCCGATTACAGTGGCAGCCCAAGGAGAAATAGCAGAAGCCCTGTCAGCCCTGAAAGAGGGAGCCCTGTTGGTAGGAGCTATCGAAGTCCTTCTGAAGCTAATGGTCATGGTCGAAGTGTCAGCCCTAGAGATGATAGGAGCCctattgatgaagatgatgacaaCAACCGGTCTCCAAGAG caaaAGAGGAGGCGGGGGCGACCAGCGTAGCAACCCTTCCTAGGCGTGATCATAGGAGCCTCTCTACACTGCAGAATGTCTGA
- the LOC108985601 gene encoding serine/arginine-rich splicing factor RS2Z32-like isoform X6 — MKRDFAFVEFSDPRDADDAQYSLNDRDFDGSRIIVEFAKGAPRGSRASFGRDPPPGSGRCFNCGIDGHWARDCKAGDWKNKCYRCGERGHIEKNCKNSPKKLRRERSDSLSPDRSLSPRRVRSRSRSYSRGRSYSRSISPARRERRVEREERRSQSPRYRSPEPRRSPAPSKGRKRSLTPDEGSPQERGTPSPKNGRLAAEQNGSDYSGSPRRNSRSPVSPERGSPVGRSYRSPSEANGHGRSVSPRDDRSPIDEDDDNNRSPRGSESP; from the exons ATGAAGCGCGACTTTGCCTTTGTT GAATTTAGTGATCCCCGAGATGCTGATGATGCTCAATATAGCCTCAATGACCGGGACTTTGACGGAAGCCGTATTATTGTGGAATTTGCAAAGGGG GCACCGCGTGGTTCCCGAGCTTCTTTTGGCAGAGATCCTCCTCCTGGATCTGGACGCTGCTTTAATTGCGGCATTGATGGCCATTGGGCTCGTGATTGCAAAGCTGGAGACTGGAAGAACAAGTGTTACCGGTGTGGAGAGAGAGGTCATATAGAAAAGAACTGCAAGAACAGTCCCAAGAAGTTAAG ACGTGAAAGAAGTGACTCGTTATCACCAGACAGATCACTTTCTCCTCGTCGTGTCAGAAGCCGTAGCCGAAGTTACAGTCGAGGCCGTAGCTACAG CCGGTCAATATCCCCagcaaggagagagagaagagttgAGCGTGAAGAGAGGAGATCACAGAGCCCTCGCTACAGAAGCCCAGAGCCAAGGAGAAGTCCAGCTCCTTCCAAGGGGAGGAAGCGCAGCCTAACACCTGATGAAGGCAGCCCCCAGGAGAGAGGCACCCCTTCTCCCAAAAATGGTAGATTGGCTGCGGAGCAAAATGGTTCCGATTACAGTGGCAGCCCAAGGAGAAATAGCAGAAGCCCTGTCAGCCCTGAAAGAGGGAGCCCTGTTGGTAGGAGCTATCGAAGTCCTTCTGAAGCTAATGGTCATGGTCGAAGTGTCAGCCCTAGAGATGATAGGAGCCctattgatgaagatgatgacaaCAACCGGTCTCCAAGAGGTAGTGAGTCTCCCTAA
- the LOC108985601 gene encoding serine/arginine-rich splicing factor RS2Z32-like isoform X3, giving the protein MPRYDDRYGSKTRLYVGRLSSRTRSRDLERLFSRYGRVRDVDMKRDFAFVEFSDPRDADDAQYSLNDRDFDGSRIIVEFAKGAPRGSRASFGRDPPPGSGRCFNCGIDGHWARDCKAGDWKNKCYRCGERGHIEKNCKNSPKKLRRERSDSLSPDRSLSPRRVRSRSRSYSRGRSYSRSISPARRERRVEREERRSQSPRYRSPEPRRSPAPSKGRKRSLTPDEGSPQERGTPSPKNGRLAAEQNGSDYSGSPRRNSRSPVSPERGSPVGRSYRSPSEANGHGRSVSPRDDRSPIDEDDDNNRSPRGSESP; this is encoded by the exons ATGCCTCGTTATGATGATCGTTATGGAAGTAAGACCCGTCTGTATGTTGGTCGCTTGTCTTCGCGGACACGTTCTCGTGATCTGGAACGTTTATTCAGCAGATATGGGAG AGTACGAGATGTGGATATGAAGCGCGACTTTGCCTTTGTT GAATTTAGTGATCCCCGAGATGCTGATGATGCTCAATATAGCCTCAATGACCGGGACTTTGACGGAAGCCGTATTATTGTGGAATTTGCAAAGGGG GCACCGCGTGGTTCCCGAGCTTCTTTTGGCAGAGATCCTCCTCCTGGATCTGGACGCTGCTTTAATTGCGGCATTGATGGCCATTGGGCTCGTGATTGCAAAGCTGGAGACTGGAAGAACAAGTGTTACCGGTGTGGAGAGAGAGGTCATATAGAAAAGAACTGCAAGAACAGTCCCAAGAAGTTAAG ACGTGAAAGAAGTGACTCGTTATCACCAGACAGATCACTTTCTCCTCGTCGTGTCAGAAGCCGTAGCCGAAGTTACAGTCGAGGCCGTAGCTACAG CCGGTCAATATCCCCagcaaggagagagagaagagttgAGCGTGAAGAGAGGAGATCACAGAGCCCTCGCTACAGAAGCCCAGAGCCAAGGAGAAGTCCAGCTCCTTCCAAGGGGAGGAAGCGCAGCCTAACACCTGATGAAGGCAGCCCCCAGGAGAGAGGCACCCCTTCTCCCAAAAATGGTAGATTGGCTGCGGAGCAAAATGGTTCCGATTACAGTGGCAGCCCAAGGAGAAATAGCAGAAGCCCTGTCAGCCCTGAAAGAGGGAGCCCTGTTGGTAGGAGCTATCGAAGTCCTTCTGAAGCTAATGGTCATGGTCGAAGTGTCAGCCCTAGAGATGATAGGAGCCctattgatgaagatgatgacaaCAACCGGTCTCCAAGAGGTAGTGAGTCTCCCTAA